Proteins encoded in a region of the Catalinimonas alkaloidigena genome:
- a CDS encoding Maf family protein, whose protein sequence is MNSQQKIILASRSPRRQQLLADAGFRFEIVVKDTDESFPATLPPAEVAEFLARQKADAFTEAEIAEAILITADTVVVLDTQVLNKPADPHVAFQMLSQLSGRVHEVYTGVCLRKNGKIVSFTDRTRVHFKTFEPTEINFYIEHYMPFDKAGAYGAQDWLGLVGIERIEGSYFNVMGLPTHRLYTALKEF, encoded by the coding sequence ATGAATTCACAACAGAAGATCATTCTTGCTTCCCGGTCGCCGCGCCGCCAACAACTGCTCGCTGATGCCGGTTTTCGGTTCGAGATTGTGGTAAAAGACACGGACGAGTCATTTCCCGCCACGCTCCCCCCTGCCGAAGTCGCCGAGTTTCTGGCCCGCCAGAAAGCCGATGCTTTTACAGAGGCCGAAATTGCCGAAGCCATTCTGATCACCGCCGATACCGTCGTGGTGCTGGACACGCAGGTGCTGAACAAGCCCGCCGATCCGCACGTTGCGTTTCAGATGCTTTCGCAGCTTTCGGGGCGCGTGCACGAGGTATACACCGGGGTCTGCCTGCGGAAAAACGGAAAGATCGTCTCGTTTACCGACCGCACGCGGGTCCACTTCAAAACCTTCGAGCCGACGGAAATCAACTTCTACATCGAGCATTATATGCCCTTCGACAAAGCCGGGGCGTACGGCGCACAGGACTGGCTGGGGCTGGTGGGGATCGAGCGCATCGAGGGCTCGTATTTCAACGTCATGGGGCTTCCGACCCATCGCTTGTACACCGCTCTGAAAGAATTTTGA
- a CDS encoding DUF1015 domain-containing protein, with translation MAKILPLRAWRYRSELIPRLESLTSPLFDVVSEKQRQRLYQEPYNSIHLSVPRGEHPHQQAAQTLATWQQEGVLQLDPLPALYVYYQHFSLPGSDQQYVRKGFIGNLRLYDWDENVVLRHENTIPGAVDDRVALLEHLQMHVSPTHGLYTDPTFELERYMDESMAAPLLDTEDYQGVRDVLSVIHDLRIIRRFQEVLRDKPVILADGHHRYEGSLAYRHHQRHVLGHDDPEAPWNYHLMYLTNTENGGLRILPAHRLLVDLPDFAPEALLARLQPYFTMREVANPYDLNEIIVGKPWTFGLILRDQAYKIQLKPDQLDRLAWKFPEEIRRLDLTVLHYFAIEKGLGIPGKEQRRSPHIRFERNFAECVSQVAQGTAQLALITNEVPMQDIKRVTGSGYTLPQKSTYFYPKVICGFVFSSLKKNEFTTEDHSCFPVAAPPTTAR, from the coding sequence TTGGCTAAAATCCTTCCGCTGCGCGCCTGGCGCTACCGTTCTGAGTTGATTCCCCGACTCGAGTCCCTCACCTCGCCCCTGTTCGATGTGGTGTCGGAAAAGCAGCGGCAGCGGCTCTACCAGGAGCCTTACAACAGCATTCACCTGTCGGTGCCGCGGGGCGAGCATCCGCATCAGCAAGCGGCCCAAACGCTGGCAACCTGGCAACAGGAAGGCGTGCTGCAGCTCGATCCGCTGCCGGCGCTTTACGTCTATTACCAACATTTCAGCCTGCCGGGCAGCGACCAGCAATACGTTCGCAAAGGATTTATCGGCAACCTGCGCCTGTACGACTGGGACGAAAACGTGGTGCTTCGTCACGAAAACACCATTCCCGGGGCGGTCGACGACCGGGTGGCGCTGCTGGAGCACCTGCAGATGCACGTCAGTCCTACGCACGGCCTCTACACCGACCCGACGTTCGAGCTGGAGCGCTACATGGACGAAAGCATGGCGGCACCGTTGCTGGACACGGAAGATTACCAGGGAGTCCGCGACGTGCTGTCGGTGATCCATGACCTGCGGATCATCCGGCGTTTTCAGGAGGTGCTGCGCGACAAGCCGGTGATTCTGGCCGACGGCCACCATCGCTACGAAGGATCGCTTGCGTACCGCCACCACCAGCGGCACGTGCTGGGGCACGACGACCCCGAAGCGCCGTGGAACTACCACCTGATGTACCTGACCAATACGGAAAACGGCGGGCTGCGCATACTGCCGGCCCATCGCCTGCTGGTCGACCTGCCCGACTTTGCGCCGGAAGCGTTGCTGGCGCGGCTTCAGCCTTATTTTACAATGCGCGAAGTCGCCAATCCCTACGATCTGAACGAAATCATCGTCGGGAAGCCCTGGACGTTCGGGCTGATTTTACGCGATCAGGCGTACAAAATTCAGTTAAAGCCCGATCAGCTCGACCGGCTGGCCTGGAAATTTCCGGAGGAAATCCGACGACTCGACCTGACCGTGCTGCACTACTTCGCCATCGAAAAGGGCCTGGGCATTCCGGGAAAAGAGCAACGCCGGTCACCGCACATCCGTTTTGAGCGTAACTTCGCCGAATGCGTGTCGCAGGTCGCGCAGGGAACAGCCCAGTTGGCGCTGATTACCAACGAAGTACCGATGCAGGACATCAAACGGGTGACGGGCAGTGGCTACACGTTGCCGCAAAAGTCGACCTACTTCTACCCGAAAGTTATCTGCGGTTTTGTTTTTAGTTCGCTGAAAAAAAATGAATTCACAACAGAAGATCATTCTTGCTTCCCGGTCGCCGCGCCGCCAACAACTGCTCGCTGA
- a CDS encoding acetyl/propionyl/methylcrotonyl-CoA carboxylase subunit alpha, with amino-acid sequence MRSAREMGISTVAVFSEADRKALHVRYADEAVCIGPPPSGESYLRGDRIIDVARQLGVDAIHPGYGFLSENAEFAQQVQDAGLIFIGPSPESIRLMGSKLAAKAAVAKFNIPMVPGTPDAIADVAAAKQTAAEIGYPILIKASAGGGGKGMRVVDSEADFEAQMERAVSEAKSAFGDGSVFIEKYITSPKHIEIQVLGDQHGNLVHLFERECSIQRRHQKVVEEAPSGILTPEIRDAMGRSAVDVARSCGYYGAGTVEFIVDEHLNYYFLEMNTRLQVEHPVTELITGIDLVKEQIRVAENQPLSFRQEDLTFRGHAIELRVYAEDPANGFLPDVGTLQTYRRPQGPGIRVDDGFEEGMDVPIYYDPMIAKLVAYGADRQAAIERMVRAIDEYQISGVATTLAFGRLVMQHEAFLTNRFDTNFVNRYFQPEMLQEAHDDEALIAAMVAVSELQQEATHPTTSSHAPAVSRWKQNRK; translated from the coding sequence ATGCGTTCGGCCCGCGAAATGGGCATTTCTACCGTAGCCGTGTTCAGTGAAGCCGACCGGAAAGCGTTGCACGTGCGCTACGCCGACGAAGCCGTCTGCATCGGCCCGCCGCCCTCGGGCGAGTCGTATTTGCGTGGTGACCGTATCATCGATGTAGCCAGGCAACTGGGCGTTGATGCCATCCATCCGGGGTACGGTTTTTTGTCGGAAAACGCGGAGTTTGCCCAACAGGTACAGGACGCAGGCCTGATTTTCATTGGTCCGTCGCCCGAATCGATCCGGCTGATGGGCAGCAAGCTGGCCGCCAAAGCCGCCGTGGCCAAGTTCAACATTCCGATGGTGCCCGGCACGCCCGACGCCATCGCCGACGTAGCGGCTGCCAAACAAACAGCCGCCGAAATCGGCTATCCGATCCTGATCAAAGCCAGCGCCGGGGGCGGCGGCAAAGGGATGCGCGTGGTCGACAGCGAAGCCGATTTTGAGGCGCAAATGGAGCGGGCGGTCAGCGAAGCCAAGTCGGCCTTCGGCGATGGTTCGGTGTTCATCGAAAAGTACATTACCTCTCCCAAACACATCGAAATTCAGGTGCTGGGCGATCAGCACGGCAACCTCGTGCACTTGTTTGAGCGCGAATGTTCCATTCAGCGTCGCCACCAGAAAGTGGTCGAAGAGGCGCCCTCGGGCATCCTGACGCCCGAAATCCGCGACGCCATGGGACGCAGTGCGGTCGACGTGGCGCGTTCCTGCGGCTATTACGGCGCGGGCACGGTCGAATTCATCGTCGACGAGCACCTGAACTACTATTTCCTGGAGATGAATACCCGCTTGCAGGTGGAGCATCCGGTCACCGAACTGATTACCGGCATCGACCTGGTGAAAGAGCAGATTCGCGTTGCCGAAAACCAACCGCTTTCGTTCCGGCAGGAAGACCTCACGTTCCGGGGCCACGCCATCGAGCTGCGCGTCTACGCCGAAGATCCGGCCAACGGCTTTCTGCCCGACGTGGGTACCCTCCAGACTTACCGCCGCCCACAGGGGCCCGGCATCCGCGTCGACGATGGCTTTGAAGAAGGCATGGACGTACCGATTTATTACGATCCGATGATCGCCAAACTGGTGGCTTACGGGGCAGACCGGCAGGCGGCCATCGAACGGATGGTCCGCGCCATCGACGAATACCAGATCTCCGGCGTAGCCACCACCCTCGCGTTTGGCCGGCTGGTGATGCAGCACGAAGCGTTTTTAACCAACCGTTTCGATACCAATTTCGTAAACCGGTATTTCCAGCCGGAGATGCTCCAGGAAGCGCACGACGACGAGGCCCTGATTGCGGCGATGGTGGCGGTAAGCGAGTTGCAGCAAGAGGCGACTCATCCCACTACTTCGTCCCATGCTCCGGCCGTTAGTCGCTGGAAGCAAAATCGGAAGTAA
- a CDS encoding aminotransferase class I/II-fold pyridoxal phosphate-dependent enzyme codes for MDLFEKLLTDRGPIGKHSRIAHGYFAFPKLEGEIKPRMQFRGKEVLTWSLNNYIGLANHPEVRKVDGEAAQKYGLATPMGARMMSGNSDLHEQLENELSAFVSKQDTMLLNYGYQGIMSVIDALTDRHDVIVYDAESHACIIDGVRLHQGKRFVYAHNDIEGLEKQLVRATRLVNETGGAILVITEGVFGMSGNLGKLREIVELKKKFQFRLLVDDAHGFGTMGPTGAGAGEHLGVQDQIDIYFSTFAKSMASIGAFVSSDEQVIEYLRYNTRSQIFAKSVPMPLVVGALKRLELLRNHPELRENLWKVVHGLQKGLRDKGFNIGTTEAPVTPVILSGEESEAAQLVIDLRENFHIFCSVVIYPVIPKGLIILRLIPTAVHTMEDVNETIAAFEAIAAKLKDGSYHKSDLKITV; via the coding sequence GTGGATCTATTTGAAAAACTTCTGACTGACCGGGGGCCTATCGGCAAACATTCCCGCATTGCTCATGGCTATTTTGCTTTTCCGAAACTGGAAGGAGAGATTAAACCACGGATGCAGTTCCGTGGCAAAGAAGTGTTGACTTGGAGCTTGAACAACTACATCGGACTGGCGAACCACCCAGAAGTTCGAAAAGTAGATGGGGAAGCGGCTCAAAAATACGGACTGGCCACGCCCATGGGAGCCCGGATGATGTCGGGTAACTCTGATCTGCACGAGCAGCTCGAAAACGAACTGTCGGCCTTCGTCAGCAAGCAGGATACCATGCTGTTGAACTATGGGTATCAGGGCATTATGTCCGTTATCGACGCGCTGACCGACCGCCATGACGTAATCGTTTACGACGCCGAATCGCACGCGTGCATCATCGATGGCGTTCGTCTGCACCAGGGCAAGCGCTTTGTCTACGCGCACAACGATATTGAGGGACTGGAAAAACAGCTGGTACGCGCCACGCGTCTGGTCAACGAAACCGGAGGGGCCATTCTGGTCATTACCGAAGGGGTGTTCGGCATGTCGGGCAACCTGGGCAAGCTGCGCGAAATCGTAGAATTGAAGAAGAAGTTCCAGTTCCGCCTGCTGGTCGACGACGCACACGGCTTCGGAACCATGGGCCCAACGGGCGCCGGCGCCGGCGAGCACCTGGGTGTACAGGACCAGATTGATATTTATTTCTCGACGTTTGCCAAGTCGATGGCCAGCATCGGCGCGTTTGTGTCGAGCGACGAGCAGGTCATTGAGTACCTGCGTTACAACACCCGGTCGCAGATCTTTGCCAAATCGGTGCCGATGCCGTTGGTGGTGGGTGCCCTGAAGCGCCTGGAGCTGCTGAGGAATCACCCCGAATTGCGCGAAAACCTCTGGAAAGTGGTACACGGGCTGCAAAAAGGACTGCGCGACAAGGGTTTCAACATCGGCACGACCGAGGCGCCGGTGACCCCCGTCATCCTGAGCGGTGAAGAGAGCGAAGCGGCCCAACTGGTGATCGATTTGAGAGAAAACTTCCACATCTTCTGCTCGGTTGTGATCTATCCTGTGATTCCTAAAGGCCTGATTATCTTGAGGTTAATCCCGACGGCGGTCCACACGATGGAAGATGTGAACGAAACCATCGCCGCTTTTGAGGCGATTGCCGCGAAGCTGAAAGACGGAAGTTACCATAAATCTGATCTGAAAATCACGGTTTAA
- a CDS encoding histone H1: MNKFEQVRDLVMSLEGDFEKFYDKNNQAAGTRVRKGMQDLKNLAQDIRVEVQNMKNTEK; the protein is encoded by the coding sequence ATGAACAAATTTGAACAGGTCCGTGATCTGGTAATGTCACTCGAAGGTGACTTTGAAAAATTCTACGACAAGAATAACCAGGCCGCTGGAACGCGTGTACGCAAGGGAATGCAAGATCTGAAGAACCTTGCTCAGGACATCCGTGTGGAAGTTCAGAACATGAAAAACACCGAGAAGTAG
- the dapA gene encoding 4-hydroxy-tetrahydrodipicolinate synthase: MTHKLAGTGVALVTPFRQDLSIDFESLGTILRFTAEHGVNYYVVMGTTGEAATLALDEKRAVLRYVQEHNTHQLPLVYGVGGNDTQAVIRRIKNTDLTKVDALLCVSPYYNKPTQEGIYRHYMTIADASPIPVIIYNVPSRTASNVEAATTLRLAAHPQILGIKESCADLSQIYRVLAEKPDDFLFLSGDDMTSVPVICAGGSGVISVLANAFPEKYCRMVAAALRQELSVCREILYELVQINDLMYRESNPVGVKAALALRGLCSPYVRLPLVEASDALMHALRTNIDKFALV; the protein is encoded by the coding sequence ATGACGCATAAATTAGCCGGAACCGGCGTAGCGCTGGTGACACCTTTTCGCCAGGACCTCTCCATTGATTTCGAATCATTGGGCACTATTCTGCGGTTTACTGCCGAACACGGCGTAAACTACTACGTGGTGATGGGCACCACGGGCGAAGCCGCCACCCTGGCGCTCGACGAAAAGCGGGCGGTTTTGCGCTACGTGCAGGAGCACAACACCCACCAGCTCCCCCTTGTCTACGGCGTGGGAGGCAACGACACGCAAGCGGTGATACGGCGCATCAAAAACACCGACCTCACCAAGGTGGATGCGCTGTTGTGCGTAAGTCCGTACTACAACAAACCTACGCAGGAAGGGATCTACCGCCATTACATGACCATCGCCGACGCCTCGCCGATACCGGTGATCATCTACAACGTGCCCAGCCGTACGGCTTCGAACGTAGAGGCCGCAACGACCCTGCGGCTGGCAGCGCACCCGCAGATTCTGGGCATTAAAGAGTCGTGTGCGGACCTGTCGCAGATCTATCGCGTGCTGGCCGAAAAACCAGACGATTTTTTATTCCTGTCGGGCGACGACATGACGAGCGTTCCGGTGATCTGCGCCGGAGGCAGCGGGGTCATTTCTGTACTGGCCAACGCCTTCCCCGAAAAGTATTGCCGCATGGTGGCAGCGGCCCTACGCCAAGAGTTGTCGGTATGTCGTGAAATTCTGTACGAACTGGTGCAGATCAACGACCTGATGTACCGGGAAAGCAATCCTGTGGGCGTGAAGGCCGCACTGGCCCTACGCGGCCTCTGCAGCCCCTACGTGCGCCTTCCTCTGGTAGAAGCCAGCGATGCGCTCATGCATGCCCTGCGCACCAACATCGATAAATTTGCTTTAGTCTAG
- a CDS encoding DUF6913 domain-containing protein codes for MELGLQMLSLRNRLRRPPATPTARRSVSFAKARRIGLFVASDSEATWQQFGKIRDQLLKMGKEVTSLAYLSEIPNDPALYKTKFFTNKDISLLGQIKSEEVTHFMAADFDYLYCLTTDVSPLYESILGQSQARCRVGRFSPELEHNLELMVDLKDGESLATLWEKMLRLTQAIQNNDA; via the coding sequence ATGGAACTGGGCCTTCAAATGCTGTCCCTGCGCAACCGCCTGCGCCGTCCGCCTGCCACCCCGACCGCCCGGAGGTCGGTCAGCTTTGCCAAGGCACGTCGCATCGGCTTGTTCGTCGCATCCGACAGCGAAGCTACCTGGCAACAGTTTGGAAAAATTCGCGATCAGCTGCTTAAAATGGGAAAAGAGGTCACCTCACTGGCCTACTTGTCGGAGATTCCGAACGATCCGGCACTCTACAAAACCAAATTCTTTACCAACAAAGACATTTCGCTTCTGGGGCAAATCAAATCCGAAGAGGTGACGCACTTCATGGCGGCCGACTTCGATTACCTCTATTGCCTCACCACCGACGTTTCTCCCCTGTACGAAAGCATTTTAGGCCAGAGCCAGGCGCGCTGCCGGGTGGGGCGATTCTCCCCCGAACTGGAACACAACCTGGAACTGATGGTGGACCTGAAAGACGGGGAAAGTTTAGCGACCCTGTGGGAAAAGATGCTTCGTCTGACGCAAGCTATTCAAAACAATGACGCATAA
- the ligA gene encoding NAD-dependent DNA ligase LigA, translated as MTLEAAAHRIQELTDQLNYYNYQYYQNAVSEIDDQTFDRLLRELQDLEQQHPSLMLPDSPTQRVGGTISKEFPTVRHRYPMLSLGNTYSEEELREFDERVRKAIGDDFKYVCELKFDGVAISLTYENGILTQAATRGDGVRGDDITPNARTIRSIPLRANSKELPALFEVRGEVYMPLEVFEDINREREENGETPLANPRNAAAGTLKQQDSSIVAQRRLSCFTYGLLGEGIAYKGHYESMLALQQSGFAVSPTFCLCPTLDDVLAYIHQWEQKRFELPVAIDGIVIKVNDYAQQEELGYTAKNPRWAIAYKYSAESAVTLLKGITYQVGRTGAITPVAELAPVQLAGTRVKRASLHNANEIARLGLHVGDSVFVEKGGEIIPKVTGVDLTQRADTSEPVTYITHCPECQTLLVREEGEGAAPRAQHFCPNQDGCPPQIRGRLEHFIQRRAMNVEELGPQTIRQLYEKGLVNNVADLYDLTYDQLIALERFADKSARNLLEGLARTRQVPFARVLFALGIRYVGETVARKLAEHFGSIERISQATYEELLEAPEVGERIAQSLQSWLAEPEHQALIERLRQAGLQLAQEEKTSAPSSTTLAGKTFVISGVFEQFSRDGLKALIEDHGGKILSSVSGKLDYLVAGENMGPAKREKALKHGVTILSEAEFLQLLEETGN; from the coding sequence ATGACCCTGGAAGCTGCCGCCCACCGCATACAAGAGCTTACTGATCAACTGAACTATTACAATTACCAGTATTACCAGAACGCCGTCTCGGAAATAGACGACCAGACGTTCGATCGGCTGTTGCGCGAACTGCAGGACCTGGAACAGCAGCACCCTTCGCTGATGCTGCCCGATTCGCCAACCCAACGGGTCGGGGGTACCATTTCGAAGGAGTTTCCGACCGTGCGCCATCGCTATCCGATGCTTTCCCTGGGCAATACCTATTCGGAAGAAGAGCTGCGCGAGTTCGACGAACGGGTGCGCAAGGCCATCGGCGATGATTTCAAGTACGTGTGCGAACTGAAATTCGACGGTGTGGCCATCAGCCTGACCTACGAAAACGGCATCCTGACGCAGGCCGCTACCCGGGGCGATGGTGTGCGCGGCGACGACATCACGCCAAATGCCCGGACCATCCGCAGCATTCCTCTGCGGGCCAACTCGAAAGAGCTTCCTGCCCTGTTCGAAGTGCGGGGGGAGGTGTACATGCCCCTGGAAGTCTTTGAGGACATCAACCGCGAACGCGAGGAAAACGGCGAAACGCCACTGGCCAACCCGCGCAACGCGGCCGCCGGTACGCTGAAGCAGCAGGATTCGTCCATCGTGGCGCAACGCCGTCTCAGTTGCTTTACCTACGGACTGCTGGGCGAAGGCATTGCCTACAAAGGCCATTACGAGTCGATGCTGGCGTTGCAGCAAAGTGGCTTTGCCGTCTCGCCTACGTTTTGTCTCTGCCCCACCCTCGACGACGTGCTGGCGTACATCCATCAGTGGGAGCAGAAGCGGTTTGAGTTACCCGTCGCCATCGACGGCATTGTGATCAAAGTGAACGATTATGCCCAACAGGAAGAGCTGGGCTACACGGCCAAAAATCCCCGCTGGGCCATCGCCTACAAGTACTCGGCCGAATCGGCCGTCACGTTGCTGAAAGGTATCACCTACCAGGTCGGGCGGACGGGCGCCATTACCCCCGTAGCGGAACTGGCACCCGTCCAGCTGGCCGGAACACGGGTAAAACGCGCCTCGCTGCACAACGCCAACGAAATTGCCCGCCTCGGGCTGCACGTCGGCGATTCGGTATTCGTCGAAAAGGGCGGTGAGATCATTCCGAAAGTCACGGGCGTCGACCTGACCCAACGCGCCGACACCAGCGAACCGGTGACCTACATTACGCATTGCCCCGAGTGCCAGACGCTTCTGGTCCGCGAAGAGGGCGAAGGAGCGGCCCCACGCGCGCAGCATTTCTGTCCGAATCAGGACGGCTGCCCGCCGCAAATCCGGGGGCGGCTGGAGCATTTCATCCAGCGCCGCGCCATGAACGTGGAGGAACTTGGCCCGCAAACCATCCGTCAGTTGTACGAGAAGGGGCTGGTGAACAACGTGGCCGACCTGTACGACCTCACCTACGACCAACTGATTGCGCTGGAACGATTCGCCGACAAATCGGCGCGCAACCTGTTGGAAGGTTTAGCGCGCACCCGTCAGGTGCCTTTTGCCCGAGTGCTCTTTGCGCTGGGCATTCGCTACGTCGGCGAAACCGTGGCGCGTAAACTGGCCGAACATTTTGGCAGCATCGAACGCATTTCGCAGGCCACGTACGAAGAACTGCTCGAAGCCCCCGAAGTCGGTGAGCGCATTGCTCAAAGCCTGCAATCGTGGCTGGCTGAGCCGGAACATCAGGCGTTGATCGAACGGCTGCGCCAGGCCGGGCTGCAACTGGCGCAAGAAGAAAAAACTTCGGCTCCGAGCAGCACCACGCTGGCGGGCAAAACGTTCGTGATTTCCGGCGTCTTTGAGCAGTTCAGCCGCGATGGCCTCAAAGCACTGATCGAAGACCACGGCGGAAAGATTTTGAGCAGCGTCTCCGGCAAGCTCGACTACCTGGTAGCGGGCGAAAACATGGGACCAGCCAAGCGCGAAAAGGCCCTGAAACACGGCGTGACGATTCTATCGGAAGCTGAATTTCTTCAACTTTTAGAAGAAACAGGAAATTAA
- a CDS encoding DUF4197 domain-containing protein has product MKRLRYFTLTLALLSLFSLNSCKEVLQVVSQNLPLSEEEIISGLKSALQVGTDTAVANLTRVDGFYKDAAVKILLPPQAQGVIDKLNSSAAGRTLYKAALQPLVDDMVMSLNRSAEDAAQKATPIFVDAIRNITIRDGLNILYGPDTAATNYLRSNTFSRLSDAFEPSINQSLSKPLLAGRSANDLYNNFVNTYNKVANNPLNSFLGLQKIDDSNLSTYVTNKALDGVFLKIAREEKMIRENPGHRVNDILKRVFGKLDSPNAQY; this is encoded by the coding sequence ATGAAAAGACTACGATACTTCACCCTTACCCTGGCGCTGCTTTCGCTGTTCTCGCTCAACTCGTGTAAAGAAGTGCTTCAGGTCGTTTCACAAAACTTACCCTTATCGGAAGAGGAGATCATTTCGGGGCTGAAATCGGCCCTGCAGGTCGGTACCGATACGGCGGTCGCCAACTTGACCCGGGTCGATGGCTTTTACAAAGACGCCGCCGTGAAAATTCTGCTTCCGCCTCAGGCTCAGGGCGTTATCGACAAGCTGAACAGTTCGGCGGCAGGACGTACGCTTTACAAAGCGGCACTCCAGCCCCTGGTCGACGACATGGTCATGAGCCTGAACCGCTCGGCCGAGGATGCCGCCCAGAAAGCCACCCCCATTTTTGTGGATGCGATCCGCAACATTACCATCCGCGATGGCCTTAACATTTTGTACGGCCCCGATACGGCCGCGACGAATTACCTGCGGTCCAACACCTTCAGCCGCTTGTCCGACGCATTCGAACCCAGCATCAACCAGTCGCTGAGCAAGCCGCTTCTGGCCGGGCGTAGTGCCAACGACCTCTACAACAACTTTGTGAATACGTATAACAAAGTCGCCAACAACCCGCTGAACTCGTTTCTGGGACTGCAGAAAATCGACGATTCGAACTTGTCGACGTACGTGACCAACAAAGCTCTGGACGGCGTTTTTCTAAAGATCGCGCGCGAAGAAAAAATGATCCGCGAAAATCCCGGCCACCGCGTTAACGACATTCTGAAACGCGTCTTCGGCAAACTCGACTCGCCGAACGCGCAGTATTGA
- a CDS encoding helix-turn-helix domain-containing protein, with protein MTHLQITSAPEPTLASPTYLEFAPCEALQPYVECYWIMESENSRPVRDKFLPSPYVEMVFINKGGAYLVHEEDRFEALPASGVFGLQQQSLNVRVQGSFSALGVKFRPEGFYQLMQIQMSTLANRVVSLRKLIGEKSQDITEQLLNTSSPYRQLEAIELFLLDELASRPRPEHLPYLQRAIRKVMETGGNVTVTELADAAAVSERQMERKFMERIGLSPKKFIRNVRITQVFKLLKQKPNYDWLDVIYRCNYFDQAHFTRDFKALTGETPTTYFSRRSFLRSAFQERAVRA; from the coding sequence ATGACACACTTACAAATTACTTCCGCACCCGAACCTACCTTAGCGTCTCCCACCTACCTTGAATTCGCGCCCTGCGAGGCATTACAACCTTACGTAGAATGCTACTGGATTATGGAAAGTGAAAACTCACGTCCCGTACGCGACAAATTCCTGCCGAGTCCTTATGTAGAAATGGTATTCATCAACAAAGGCGGTGCGTACCTGGTCCACGAAGAAGATCGTTTCGAAGCCTTGCCAGCCAGCGGGGTTTTCGGATTGCAGCAACAGTCGTTGAATGTACGCGTGCAGGGATCGTTCTCCGCACTGGGCGTCAAATTCCGTCCGGAAGGGTTTTACCAGTTGATGCAGATCCAGATGTCGACCCTGGCCAACCGGGTGGTGTCGCTGCGTAAGCTGATCGGCGAAAAGTCGCAGGACATTACGGAGCAGCTCTTGAACACGTCGTCGCCCTACCGTCAATTGGAAGCCATCGAATTGTTTCTGTTGGACGAACTGGCATCACGCCCGCGTCCCGAACACCTGCCGTACCTGCAACGGGCCATTCGGAAAGTGATGGAAACCGGCGGCAACGTTACGGTCACCGAACTGGCCGACGCCGCCGCGGTGAGCGAACGGCAGATGGAACGCAAGTTTATGGAACGCATTGGGCTGAGTCCCAAGAAGTTTATCCGGAATGTACGCATCACGCAGGTGTTCAAACTCCTGAAACAGAAGCCTAATTACGACTGGCTGGACGTGATTTATCGCTGCAACTACTTTGATCAGGCGCACTTTACCCGCGACTTCAAAGCCCTGACCGGCGAAACCCCCACCACCTATTTCTCGCGTCGTTCGTTCTTGCGGAGTGCGTTTCAGGAACGTGCCGTGCGGGCGTAG